From the Penicillium oxalicum strain HP7-1 chromosome V, whole genome shotgun sequence genome, one window contains:
- a CDS encoding DnaJ — protein MSRAAWKLLQPDWSRWGNITIHEPICRFPQGRGSPRAPAAGTVNLLQTDSNKPTVCSVNSKRGYHATAVKSPARRLRENVHKRKDFAVPSARVFHTTAPLAAIPDPYKVLGVDKGASASDIKKAYYGMAKKYHPDTNKDANAKEKFAEAQSAYELLSDAKKRENYDRFGSAAFDQNGGFDPNAGGNPFAGAGGFGGFGGGFAGGPFGGGFAQDINFEDLFGAFAGGARRGARGRRNPFQEQILVGEDIEVQNNISFMEAAKGTSAEIKITPLTQCGTCKGDGLKSGAKRSQCKQCNGSGTRVHFMQGGFQVAATCDACGGIGMIVPRGSECGSCHGNGVVRETKTIKVDIPAGVEDGMRMRVSGEGDAPPTGTSAAAGARTQKGDLYVTIRVAPDHRFSRNGSDILYTATLPLTTALLGGEVTIPTLDNEVKVKVATGTGTGDRITLSGMGMKKLGGRGGRFSPSGDLKVEFKVAMPKYLTGNQRTILEVLADEMGDKTAKRTMNFSKESPPSSSESATNEHKNEGFLKSVWHKLTDKTSDSPKSSGSDAKDAGKDAAGKGDSKKPN, from the exons ATGTCCCGAGCCGCCTGGAAGCTTCTTCAGCCGGACTGGAGCCGCTGGGGAAA CATTACAATCCATGAACCCATCTGCCGCTTTCCCCAAGGCCGCGGGTCTCCCCGCGCGCCTGCTGCGGGCACCGTCAACCTGCTCCAAACAGACAGCAACAAGCCAACGGTGTGCTCCGTAAATTCGAAGCGTGGATATCATGCGACAGCAGTGAAGTCTCCCGCTCGGCGACTTCGGGAGAATGTTCACAAGAGGAAGGATTTTGCCGTGCCATCGGCCAGA GTGTTTCATACAACCGCACCTCTCGCCGCAATTCCCGATCCCTATAAGGTTCTTGGAGTCGACAAAGGAGCCTCTGCGAGTGATATCAAGAAGGCGTATTACGGCATGGCCAAGAAGTACCACCCTGACACAAACAAGGATGCAAATGCCAAGGAGAAATTCGCCGAGGCTCAGTCCGCTTATGAACTACTATCCGACGCAAAGAAACGTGAGAATTACGATAGGTTCGGCTCCGCAGCCTTTGACCAAAACGGCGGATTTGACCCCAACGCTGGTGGGAATCCCTTCGCTGGTGCCGGAGGCTTCGGCGGATTTGGTGGTGGATTCGCAGGTGGTCCTTTTGGGGGTGGCTTTGCGCAAGACATCAACTTTGAAGACCTATTCGGCGCATTTGCAGGAGGCGCACGCCGAGGGGCTCGGGGAAGACGGAATCCTTTCCAAGAGCAAATTCTGGTCGGCGAGGATATTGAGGTTCAAAATAACATCTCATTCATGGAAGCGGCAAAGGGGACGTCTGCAGAGATCAAAATCACTCCGCTCACTCAATGTGGTACCTGCAAGGGTGACGGACTGAAGTCGGGGGCGAAGCGATCTCAATGCAAACAATGCAATGGGTCTGGAACTCGTGTCCACTTCATGCAGGGTGGCTTCCAGGTGGCCGCGACCTGCGATGCGTGTGGGGGTATTGGGATGATTGTTCCTCGCGGCTCCGAGTGTGGCTCTTGTCACGGAAACGGAGTCGTTCGGgagaccaagaccatcaaggTTGACATCCCTGCGGGAGTGGAAGATGGTATGCGCATGAGAGTCAGCGGGGAGGGCGATGCGCCACCCACAGGAACGTCTGCAGCTGCTGGCGCTCGCACCCAAAAGGGCGATCTCTATGTCACGATTCGCGTTGCGCCCGACCACCGTTTCAGCCGCAACGGATCTGATATTCTCTATACCGCAACTCTTCCCCTCACCACGGCACTTCTTGGGGGTGAAGTGACGATTCCTACCCTCGACAATGAAGTGAAGGTCAAAGTCGCCACCGGTACCGGTACCGGTGATAGAATTACGTTGTCGGGTATGGGCATGAAGAAATTGGGAGGCCGTGGCGGACGTTTCAGTCCTTCCGGCGACCTGAAAGTCGAATTCAAGGTTGCCATGCCGAAGTATCTGACTGGCAACCAACGCACCATTTTGGAAGTGCTCGCTGATGAGATGGGCGACAAGACCGCCAAACGGACTATGAATTTCAGCAAGGaaag CCCTCCCTCGTCCTCGGAGTCTGCCACCAACGAGCACAAGAATGAAGGCTTCCTCAAATCAGTGTGGCACAAATTGACGGACAAGACCTCTGATTCCCCCAAGTCTTCGGGCTCTGACGCCAAGGACGCTGGCAAGGATGCGGCCGGTAAGGGCGACTCGAAGAAGCCAAACTAA
- a CDS encoding Vacuolar protein-sorting protein bro1, whose product MAQSPMLSCPLKQTNEIDWTQPLKDYIRQTYGEDPESYSSVCATLNRLRQDMRGAGKDSATGRDLLYRYYGQLELLDLRFPVDENHIKISFTWYDAFTHKPTSQYSLAYEKASIIFNISAVLSCHAANQNRAEDLGVKTAYHSFQASAGMFTYINENFLHAPSTDLNRDTVKTLIHVTLAQAQEVFLEKQIQDKKKPGFLAKLASQSAYLYSQAVETMQEFVTKNIFDKVWSIMVQAKAAHLASMASYFQAIADSEGNSHGVAIARLQMAEKQATTALTWAKSFPNSASASSNLPAEAGANLVELVKHNLSNVQDVLATMIKDNDFIYHQPVPNEAGLTAVPKLAAAKAIPVSELYQGQDIQRIIGPDIFQKLVPFSVTETASLYDEEKAKLIRAETEKVDTADGEMAASLDYLKLPGSLNILKGGMDQEMTVDEEFRRWCSELAGHKPFHRALEELQERKKEVQAQLDHCSKQLDLEESVCEKMRSKYGADWSQQPSSRLNTTLRGDIRAYRDTISEASASDTQLSATLRQYEPDFDQMRSAGETDEADVLYQQALIKAGSKHNKGKNGATSPAEGSLLDDVYDEGSVSVAEQIAKVEGILNKLNLVKQDRATTLKDLKEKVRNDDISNVLILNKKTIAGQENQLFETELEKFRPHQTRLLQANHRQSSLMKELTKTYAALLQDKRVQSEQSKYESISKQRNSVMARYKKVYEAFNGLSSGISQARTFYKDMAENVESLQKNVETFISNRRSEGAQLLSQIERDKASGVAEQEDREREKLRLLMERLSTDSKGPSTSPSTGAAMAPPSKVKSPPPPVQTPSYSMTGPSPQMSPRYPPSMSGAPQQGAPLSQSPAGYGQYVGGTSGYASAQPFQQGAAAPLSEGYNPMAYPYQTPVSPPPNQQYFSHTPAPYSGYPSTSPAPSAAAVTPNYMAPQGYIPPPPPPRPQQTNYPPSSGGAYPSGPGGYAQARPYPHHKTPSQSQSQQPPSANDPWAGLNAWK is encoded by the exons ATGGCTCAGTCTCCTATGCTGTCGTGCCCCTTGAAGCAGACGAACGAGATCGACTGGACTCAGCCCCTCAAAGATTACATTCGGCAAACATATGGCGAAGATCCAGAGAGCTACAGTTCAGTGTGCGCAACGCTGAACCGCCTCCGGCAGGACATGAGAGGTGCCGGTAAGGACAGCGCTACTGGACGTGATCTGTTGTATCGATACTATGGCCAGCTAGAACTGCTGGACCTGCGCTTTCCTGTGGACGAGAACCACATCAAGATCTCATTTACATG GTACGATGCATTTACCCACAAGCCAACATCTCAATACTCCCTTGCCTACGAGAAAGCCTCCATTATTTTTAACATCTCCGCTGTGCTCTCCTGCCATGCCGCGAACCAAAATCGGGCAGAGGACCTCGGCGTTAAGACGGCATACCACTCCTTCCAAGCTTCTGCCGGCATGTTCACGTATATCAATGAGAACTTTCTGCATGCGCCATCCACGGACTTGAATCGTGATACGGTCAAAACCTTGATTCATGTCACGCTGGCTCAAGCTCAAGAGGTCTTCTTGGAGAAACAAATCCAAGATAAGAAAAAACCAGGATTTCTCGCCAAGCTCGCGAGTCAGTCCGCCTATCTCTATTCGCAAGCCGTCGAGACAATGCAGGAGTTTGTGACCAAGAACATCTTTGACAAAGTATGGTCGATTATGGTACAGGCAAAGGCGGCGCACCTAGCCTCTATGGCGTCATATTTCCAGGCAATCGCCGACAGTGAAGGAAATTCCCACGGTGTCGCGATTGCCCGGCTGCAGATGGCAGAGAAGCAGGCCACGACAGCGCTTACCTGGGCCAAGTCCTTCCCAAACTCGGCTTCTGCCTCCTCCAACTTGCCGGCGGAGGCGGGGGCTAATCTGGTAGAACTTGTCAAGCACAACCTTTCCAATGTGCAAGATGTGCTGGCCACAATGATTAAGGACAACGATTTCATTTATCATCAACCCGTCCCAAATGAGGCCGGTCTTACTGCGGTCCCCAAGCTCGCGGCGGCCAAAGCAATCCCGGTCAGCGAGCTGTATCAGGGACAGGATATCCAGCGTATTATCGGACCCGACATCTTCCAAAAGCTCGTACCTTTCTCTGTCACTGAGACCGCGAGTCTCTACGATGAAGAGAAAGCTAAACTGATTCGCGCGGAAACCGAAAAAGTCGACACAGCGGACGGCGAGATGGCTGCGAGCCTAGACTATCTGAAGCTTCCAGGGAGTTTGAACATCCTTAAAGGTGGCATGGACCAAGAAATGACCGTTGACGAGGAGTTTCGACGGTGGTGCTCCGAGCTCGCCGGTCACAAGCCTTTCCATCGCGCTCTGGAAGAGCTTCAAGAGCGCAAGAAAGAGGTGCAGGCTCAGCTAGATCACTGCTCAAAACAGCTAGACTTGGAGGAGAGTGTTTGCGAGAAAATGCGCTCCAAATATGGCGCCGACTGGAGCCAACAGCCCAGCAGTCGCCTGAACACCACTCTCCGTGGAGATATTCGCGCATATAGAGATACCATCAGCGAGGCTAGCGCCAGCGACACTCAACTTTCTGCAACTCTTCGACAATACGAACCAGACTTTGATCAGATGCGATCGGCAGGGGAAACAGACGAGGCTGATGTGCTGTACCAGCAGGCATTAATCAAGGCCGGGTCTAAACACAACAAAGGCAAAAATGGCGCCACGAGTCCGGCAGAGGGCAGCCTTTTGGACGATGTCTACGATGAAGGTAGTGTGTCTGTGGCCGAACAGATTGCCAAGGTAGAGGGGATTTTGAACAAGTTGAATCTGGTCAAGCAAGACCGGGCGACGACTTTGAAAGATTTGAAGGAAAAG GTCCGGAATGACGATATTTCCAACGTCCTCATTTTGAACAAGAAGACCATCGCCGGACAGGAGAACCAGCTTTTCGAGACCGAACTTGAAAAATTCCGGCCTCACCAAACTCGGCTTCTACAGGCCAATCACAGACAATCGTCCTTGATGAAGGAGCTGACCAAGACATACGCTGCTCTGCTGCAAGACAAGCGAGTTCAGTCTGAACAGTCCAAATATGAATCGATTTCCAAACAGCGAAACTCCGTGATGGCTCGATACAAAAAGGTCTATGAAGCGTTCAATGGCCTCTCGTCGGGCATTTCGCAGGCTCGTACATTCTACAAAGACATGGCCGAGAACGTGGAAAGTCTGCAAAAGAATGTTGAGACATTCATCAGTAATCGCCGATCAGAGGGTGCCCAACTTCTTAGCCAGATTGAACGGGACAAGGCCAGTGGGGTGGCCGAGCAGGAAGATCGTGAGCGAGAGAAGCTTCGCCTGTTAATGGAGCGGCTCTCTACTGACTCCAAGGGGCCATCGACTTCACCATCTACTGGAGCCGCAATGGCTCCCCCTTCCAAAGTCAAATCACCTCCGCCCCCCGTCCAGACGCCATCCTACTCAATGACTGGTCCGTCGCCCCAGATGTCGCCGCGCTATCCACCGAGCATGTCGGGCGCGCCACAGCAGGGTGCACCTCTCTCACAATCGCCCGCGGGTTATGGACAATATGTGGGTGGTACCTCTGGATATGCCTCTGCTCAGCCTTTTCAACAAGGTGCCGCGGCTCCTCTTTCCGAGGGATATAACCCCATGGCCTATCCATATCAAACGCCCGTCTCCCCTCCGCCCAATCAGCAATACTTTTCTCACACCCCAGCCCCGTACAGCGGCTATCCAAGCACGAGTCCTGCCCCGTCCGCTGCTGCCGTGACCCCGAATTACATGGCTCCGCAAGGGTAcattcctcctccgcctcctccgcgACCCCAGCAGACTAACTACCCACCTTCATCCGGTGGCGCCTACCCATCTGGCCCCGGTGGATATGCGCAAGCTCGACCCTATCCTCACCACAAGACGCCATCTCAATCCCAGTCGCAACAGCCTCCGAGCGCCAACGATCCATGGGCTGGGTTGAATGCATGGAAATAA
- a CDS encoding putative DNA-binding protein creA, translating to MSSSTSVGFSNLLNPQDTTDSSSPIATAQPTTPLSSDSSMASSVSLLPPLMKGARPANKEVRQDLPRPYKCPLCDRAFHRLEHQTRHIRTHTGEKPHACQFPGCTKRFSRSDELTRHSRIHNNPNSRRSNKAQHLAAAAAAAAAGQDAAMVNAANMMPPPSKPITRSAPVSQIGSPDVSPPHSFSNYANHMRSNLGPYSRTSERASSGMDINLLATAASQVERDDHLGFHGSRHHMFGSRHHARGLPSLSAYAISHSMTRSHSNEDDDAYGHRVKRSRPNSPNSTAPSSPTFSHDSLSPTPDHTPLATPAHSPRLRPLGTSELHLPSIRHLSLQHTPALAPMEPQPEGPNYYSPGQGHMGPSITDIMSKPDGTQRKLPVPQVPKVAVQDMLNPSTGFSSMSSSTNNSVAGNDLADRF from the coding sequence ATGTCTTCTTCAACCTCAGTGGGTTTCTCCAATCTACTGAACCCTCAGGACACGACGGATTCGAGTTCCCCCATCGCTACCGCCCAGCCCACCACCCCTCTCTCGTCCGACTCGTCCATGGCCTCTTCGGTCAGCCTCTTGCCGCCTCTCATGAAGGGTGCTCGTCCGGCCAACAAGGAGGTTCGTCAGGATCTGCCTCGCCCCTACAAGTGTCCTCTGTGCGATCGGGCCTTCCACCGCCTGGAGCACCAGACCCGTCACATTCGCACCCACACGGGTGAGAAGCCTCACGCCTGCCAGTTCCCTGGCTGCACGAAGCGCTTCAGCCGCTCGGATGAGTTGACTCGTCACTCGCGAATCCACAACAACCCCAACTCTCGTCGCAGCAACAAGGCTCAGCACTTGGcggcggccgcggccgccgccgcggcggGTCAGGATGCGGCCATGGTCAACGCGGCCAACATGATGCCTCCTCCTAGCAAGCCGATCACACGCTCTGCCCCCGTCTCCCAGATTGGCTCTCCGGATGTGTCCCCTCCtcactccttctccaactACGCCAACCACATGCGTTCGAACCTGGGTCCGTACTCGCGCACTTCCGAACGCGCTTCCTCGGGCATGGACATCAATCTGCTGGCCACCGCAGCCTCGCAGGTGGAGCGCGATGACCACCTGGGCTTCCACGGCTCAAGACACCATATGTTTGGATCGCGTCACCACGCTCGCGGTCTGCCCTCGCTCTCTGCCTACGCGATTTCGCACAGCATGACCCGATCGCACTCcaacgaggatgacgatgcaTATGGGCATCGTGTCAAGCGCTCGCGCCCCAACTCGCCCAACTCCACTGCTCCTTCTTCGCCCACGTTCTCTCATGATTCGCTTTCGCCAACTCCCGACCACACTCCGCTGGCCACGCCCGCGCACTCTCCTCGGCTCCGTCCATTGGGTACGAGTGAACTCCATCTTCCTTCCATTCGTCACCTGTCTCTCCAACATACTCCCGCTCTGGCGCCCATGGAGCCCCAGCCTGAAGGTCCCAATTATTACAGTCCTGGTCAAGGTCACATGGGTCCCAGCATCACCGATATCATGTCCAAACCCGATGGCACGCAGCGAAAGCTGCCTGTCCCGCAGGTCCCTAAAGTTGCCGTGCAAGACATGTTGAACCCGTCCACCGGCTTCTCGTCCATGTCCTCGTCCACAAATAATTCCGTGGCGGGCAATGATCTGGCCGATCGCttttaa